A region of Zerene cesonia ecotype Mississippi unplaced genomic scaffold, Zerene_cesonia_1.1 Zces_u002, whole genome shotgun sequence DNA encodes the following proteins:
- the LOC119838265 gene encoding uncharacterized protein LOC119838265 isoform X3, which yields MFMISTEGAIKLTNETRDEVVYGTTINGQALGDIMANRENEVIFNLPTKLKHDDEFEVIGYMTSDRKKLIVSLITGSYEIDYNNVACEVEFNFTGDEIVKIRYIINGEPHEQTVENVSGSKLLIEEYFKLKFKIKNSSIIITIGARKEGEGEQGEIFLEHFESRHNIEDIRFLSLSHDIHKVSKLNFSF from the exons atgttCATGATATCAACAGAAGGCGCCATTAAATTAAC CAATGAGACACGGGATGAGGTTGTTTATGGAACAACAATCAACGGTCAAGCACTAGGAGACATTATGGCAAATAGAGAAAATGAGgtcatttttaatttgccTACAAAGTTGAAGCATGACGATGAATTTGAAGTTATTGGATATATGACCTCCGACCGCAAAAA GTTAATAGTATCATTAATTACAGGATCATATGAAATAGACTATAACAATGTTGCCTGTGAAGtggaatttaatttcacaggagatgaaattgttaaaataagatatataataaatggtgAACCTCATGAACAAACAGTTGAAAATGTTTCAGGTTCAAAGTTATTGATTg AAGAGTATTTCAAACTCAAGttcaaaataaagaattcatcaataataataaccatCGGTGCAAGGAAAGAGGGTGAAGGCGAGCAAGGTGAAATCTTTTTGGAACATTTTGAATCACGTCATAATATTGAAGatattagatttttaagtCTGAGTCATGATATACACAAAGTAAGTAAGTTAAATTTCTCTTTTTGA
- the LOC119838265 gene encoding uncharacterized protein LOC119838265 isoform X4: MWIMGTSYSNETRDEVVYGTTINGQALGDIMANRENEVIFNLPTKLKHDDEFEVIGYMTSDRKKLIVSLITGSYEIDYNNVACEVEFNFTGDEIVKIRYIINGEPHEQTVENVSGSKLLIEFVTEEYFKLKFKIKNSSIIITIGARKEGEGEQGEIFLEHFESRHNIEDIRFLSLSHDIHKVSKLNFSF; the protein is encoded by the exons atgtgGATTATGGGCACTAGCTACAG CAATGAGACACGGGATGAGGTTGTTTATGGAACAACAATCAACGGTCAAGCACTAGGAGACATTATGGCAAATAGAGAAAATGAGgtcatttttaatttgccTACAAAGTTGAAGCATGACGATGAATTTGAAGTTATTGGATATATGACCTCCGACCGCAAAAA GTTAATAGTATCATTAATTACAGGATCATATGAAATAGACTATAACAATGTTGCCTGTGAAGtggaatttaatttcacaggagatgaaattgttaaaataagatatataataaatggtgAACCTCATGAACAAACAGTTGAAAATGTTTCAGGTTCAAAGTTATTGATTg AATTTGTTACAGAAGAGTATTTCAAACTCAAGttcaaaataaagaattcatcaataataataaccatCGGTGCAAGGAAAGAGGGTGAAGGCGAGCAAGGTGAAATCTTTTTGGAACATTTTGAATCACGTCATAATATTGAAGatattagatttttaagtCTGAGTCATGATATACACAAAGTAAGTAAGTTAAATTTCTCTTTTTGA
- the LOC119838265 gene encoding uncharacterized protein LOC119838265 isoform X5, whose product MFMISTEGAIKLTNETRDEVVYGTTINGQALGDIMANRENEVIFNLPTKLKHDDEFEVIGYMTSDRKKLIVSLITGSYEIDYNNVACEVEFNFTGDEIVKIRYIINGEPHEQTVENVSGSKLLIEYFKLKFKIKNSSIIITIGARKEGEGEQGEIFLEHFESRHNIEDIRFLSLSHDIHKVSKLNFSF is encoded by the exons atgttCATGATATCAACAGAAGGCGCCATTAAATTAAC CAATGAGACACGGGATGAGGTTGTTTATGGAACAACAATCAACGGTCAAGCACTAGGAGACATTATGGCAAATAGAGAAAATGAGgtcatttttaatttgccTACAAAGTTGAAGCATGACGATGAATTTGAAGTTATTGGATATATGACCTCCGACCGCAAAAA GTTAATAGTATCATTAATTACAGGATCATATGAAATAGACTATAACAATGTTGCCTGTGAAGtggaatttaatttcacaggagatgaaattgttaaaataagatatataataaatggtgAACCTCATGAACAAACAGTTGAAAATGTTTCAGGTTCAAAGTTATTGATTg AGTATTTCAAACTCAAGttcaaaataaagaattcatcaataataataaccatCGGTGCAAGGAAAGAGGGTGAAGGCGAGCAAGGTGAAATCTTTTTGGAACATTTTGAATCACGTCATAATATTGAAGatattagatttttaagtCTGAGTCATGATATACACAAAGTAAGTAAGTTAAATTTCTCTTTTTGA
- the LOC119838265 gene encoding uncharacterized protein LOC119838265 isoform X1 yields MFMISTEGAIKLTNETRDEVVYGTTINGQALGDIMANRENEVIFNLPTKLKHDDEFEVIGYMTSDRKKLIVSLITGSYEIDYNNVACEVEFNFTGDEIVKIRYIINGEPHEQTVENVSGSKLLIEFVTEEYFKLKFKIKNSSIIITIGARKEGEGEQGEIFLEHFESRHNIEDIRFLSLSHDIHKVSKLNFSF; encoded by the exons atgttCATGATATCAACAGAAGGCGCCATTAAATTAAC CAATGAGACACGGGATGAGGTTGTTTATGGAACAACAATCAACGGTCAAGCACTAGGAGACATTATGGCAAATAGAGAAAATGAGgtcatttttaatttgccTACAAAGTTGAAGCATGACGATGAATTTGAAGTTATTGGATATATGACCTCCGACCGCAAAAA GTTAATAGTATCATTAATTACAGGATCATATGAAATAGACTATAACAATGTTGCCTGTGAAGtggaatttaatttcacaggagatgaaattgttaaaataagatatataataaatggtgAACCTCATGAACAAACAGTTGAAAATGTTTCAGGTTCAAAGTTATTGATTg AATTTGTTACAGAAGAGTATTTCAAACTCAAGttcaaaataaagaattcatcaataataataaccatCGGTGCAAGGAAAGAGGGTGAAGGCGAGCAAGGTGAAATCTTTTTGGAACATTTTGAATCACGTCATAATATTGAAGatattagatttttaagtCTGAGTCATGATATACACAAAGTAAGTAAGTTAAATTTCTCTTTTTGA
- the LOC119838265 gene encoding uncharacterized protein LOC119838265 isoform X2 encodes MLKVCCECIFGNETRDEVVYGTTINGQALGDIMANRENEVIFNLPTKLKHDDEFEVIGYMTSDRKKLIVSLITGSYEIDYNNVACEVEFNFTGDEIVKIRYIINGEPHEQTVENVSGSKLLIEFVTEEYFKLKFKIKNSSIIITIGARKEGEGEQGEIFLEHFESRHNIEDIRFLSLSHDIHKVSKLNFSF; translated from the exons ATGTTAAAAGTGTGTTGTGAATGTATTTTTGG CAATGAGACACGGGATGAGGTTGTTTATGGAACAACAATCAACGGTCAAGCACTAGGAGACATTATGGCAAATAGAGAAAATGAGgtcatttttaatttgccTACAAAGTTGAAGCATGACGATGAATTTGAAGTTATTGGATATATGACCTCCGACCGCAAAAA GTTAATAGTATCATTAATTACAGGATCATATGAAATAGACTATAACAATGTTGCCTGTGAAGtggaatttaatttcacaggagatgaaattgttaaaataagatatataataaatggtgAACCTCATGAACAAACAGTTGAAAATGTTTCAGGTTCAAAGTTATTGATTg AATTTGTTACAGAAGAGTATTTCAAACTCAAGttcaaaataaagaattcatcaataataataaccatCGGTGCAAGGAAAGAGGGTGAAGGCGAGCAAGGTGAAATCTTTTTGGAACATTTTGAATCACGTCATAATATTGAAGatattagatttttaagtCTGAGTCATGATATACACAAAGTAAGTAAGTTAAATTTCTCTTTTTGA
- the LOC119838265 gene encoding uncharacterized protein LOC119838265 isoform X6: MANRENEVIFNLPTKLKHDDEFEVIGYMTSDRKKLIVSLITGSYEIDYNNVACEVEFNFTGDEIVKIRYIINGEPHEQTVENVSGSKLLIEFVTEEYFKLKFKIKNSSIIITIGARKEGEGEQGEIFLEHFESRHNIEDIRFLSLSHDIHKVSKLNFSF, encoded by the exons ATGGCAAATAGAGAAAATGAGgtcatttttaatttgccTACAAAGTTGAAGCATGACGATGAATTTGAAGTTATTGGATATATGACCTCCGACCGCAAAAA GTTAATAGTATCATTAATTACAGGATCATATGAAATAGACTATAACAATGTTGCCTGTGAAGtggaatttaatttcacaggagatgaaattgttaaaataagatatataataaatggtgAACCTCATGAACAAACAGTTGAAAATGTTTCAGGTTCAAAGTTATTGATTg AATTTGTTACAGAAGAGTATTTCAAACTCAAGttcaaaataaagaattcatcaataataataaccatCGGTGCAAGGAAAGAGGGTGAAGGCGAGCAAGGTGAAATCTTTTTGGAACATTTTGAATCACGTCATAATATTGAAGatattagatttttaagtCTGAGTCATGATATACACAAAGTAAGTAAGTTAAATTTCTCTTTTTGA
- the LOC119838266 gene encoding uncharacterized protein LOC119838266 yields MQINKSEYCDQTMVLKVCDVVLVLCVIVSDVANVQARRVHKIFNNDVKHDIKVFKIPTSLHDGTIITLFGKIKFTETLQVDLKAKTMSENICSFIFSPKDGNVVAMSQTLILHNSSYNVSHITDLVTFSIRWIATSRTPSNSDIISILFESNDAGETFVEQCEFQSLSLIDEINVNGSAHIQRLSFDYKEQ; encoded by the exons atgcaaataaataaatcagaatATTGTGATCAAACAATGGTATTGAAAGTTTGTGATGTTGTGCTAGTGTTATGTGTTATAGTGTCCGATGTTGCGAATGTGCAAGCACGAAGAgttcacaaaatatttaacaacgaTGTCAAACACGACATTAAGGTATTTAAGATTCCTACGAGTCTACATGACGGAACTATTATAACTCTATTTGGGAAAATAAAGTTTACCGAAAC GTTACAAGTGGATTTAAAAGCGAAAACAATGAGCGAAAACATTTGCAGCTTCATATTCAGCCCAAAGGATGGAAATGTCGTCGCTATGTCACAAACTCTTATCCTACACAACAGTTCGTATAACGTAAGCCACATTACAG ATCTTGTAACGTTCTCCATAAGATGGATAGCGACATCAAGAACACCTTCAAATTCCGATATCATATCAATACTATTTGAAAGCAatgacgcgggtgaaactttTGTCGAACAATGTGAATTTCAGTCGCTGAGCCTAATTGACGAAATCAACGTTAATGGTTCTGCGCATATTCAAAGGCTGAGCTTTGACTATAAAGAACAATAA
- the LOC119838267 gene encoding transcription initiation factor TFIID subunit 13: MATPTPDTPEQYDQFDDEESDQQLGATASGRKRLFSKELRCMMYGFGDDRNPYTESVDFLEDLVIEFITETTHRAMEVGRPGRVQVEDIIFLVRKDFRKYARVKDLLTMNEELKKARKAFDEVKYVE; this comes from the exons atgGCTACTCCTACCCCCGATACACCAGAACAATACGATCAA tttgatgaCGAGGAGTCAGATCAGCAATTAGGAGCAACAGCTTCTGGCCGAAAAAGATTGTTTAGTAAAGAGCTTCGATGCATGATGTATGGATTTGGCGATGATCGGAACCCATACACTGAAAGTGTCGATTTTTTAGAAGATCTTGTTATTGAGTTTATAACCGAAACTACACATAG agCAATGGAAGTTGGAAGACCTGGTAGAGTTCAAGttgaagatattatttttttagttcgtAAGGATTTTCGTAAATATGCTCGTGTTAAAGACTTGCTAACAATGAATGAAGAACTTAAGAAAGCTAGAAAAGCATTTGACGAGGTTAAATATGTTG agTGA
- the LOC119838340 gene encoding RNA-binding motif protein, X-linked 2, with translation MNPMTNVKNVLKLSERELSGNSKSSWHDQYKDSAWVFVGGLPYDLTEGDIICVFSQYGEIVNINLVRDKATGKSRGFAFICYEDQRSTILAVDNLNGIKILGRTIRVDHCEQYKAPNAEMSKLDEVTASLRVEGCAPQIQTPPIIPVKKEKEKEKKKKSHKEKKSKKKKKKRSKSSDSESSSD, from the exons ATGAATCCTATGAC AAATGTGAAAAACGTTTTAAAGTTGAGTGAACGTGAACTTTCTGGGAACTCTAAGAGTTCATGGCACGACCAGTATAAAGACAGTGCATGGGTTTTTGTTGGCGGTCTTCCATATGATTTAACTGAAGGAGATATTATTTGCGTTTTTTCTCA atatggagagatagtaaatataaatttagtaagAGACAAGGCAACTGGTAAATCCAGAGGGTTTGCTTTCATATGTTATGAAGATCAGAGATCAACAATACTTGCAGTTGATAACCTGAATGGAATTAAG ATTTTAGGACGCACAATAAGAGTGGACCATTGTGAGCAATATAAAGCCCCAAATGCTGAAATGAGCAAGTTAGATGAAGTAACAGCATCTTTGAGAGTAGAGGGTTGTGCACCACAAATTCAAACACCACCCATAATCCCAGTAAAAAAG GAAAAAGAAAAggagaagaagaaaaagagTCACAAAGAGAAAAAGagtaaaaagaagaaaaagaaaaggagCAAAAGTTCTGATTCTGAGAGTTCTagtgattaa
- the LOC119838413 gene encoding inositol polyphosphate 1-phosphatase — MANILETLIYASEKAARIARSCCNTSDSILVAEKGDTEANPRFDKDFKTIADVLAQESAKDFIVSRIPELKGQVRGEECSEIGGIAISLQENSDKTIDLLSKILPRDAAKCMAEAAHSDVELNYEQTLPNILNIDYSDLGVWIDPIDATAEFISGVRGEAKPGHGLPCVTVLIGAYLKSTGQPVVGVINQPFYDNGKGRIVWGVNYEGTQLFSHDNESNAKKVILMSSAENEEIIEKFKNIGWEVQSVPGAGNKLLKVALGEASAYIVSKGTTFRWDTCAPHSIIYAKGGDVLCYKHHTPLKYNDPHNMDIQEYCNEFGIIAFTDSSVFNEIKEVI; from the exons atggcaaatattttagaaaccTTGATTTACGCCTCAGAAAAAGCTGCTCGCATAGCTCGATCCTGCTGTAATACAAGTGATTCAATATTGGTAGCTGAAAAAGGCGATACAGAAGCCAATCCGCGTTttgataaagattttaaaaccATTGCCGATGTACTAGCTCAAGAATCGGCTAAAGATTTTATAGTTTCCCGCATACCAGAATTAAAGGGTCAGGTACGAGGTGAAGAATGTTCTGAGATCGGCGGTATTGCAATATCATTACAGGAGAATTCTGATAAAACTATTGATTTACTCAGCAAGATACTACCGAGAGACGCAGCTAAATGTATGGCTGAAGCTGCTCATAGTGATGTAGAACTGAATTATGAACAAACACTTCCAAATATTCTGAATATAGATTATTCTGACTTGGGAGTATGGATAGATCCTATTG ATGCAACGGCTGAATTCATTTCCGGGGTTCGAGGTGAAGCAAAGCCTGGGCATGGCCTTCCTTGTGTCACTGTTCTTATTGGAGCTTATCTGAAGTCGACAGGACAACCCGTTGTTGGTGTAATCAATCAACCATTTTATGATAA tgGGAAAGGAAGAATTGTTTGGGGTGTTAACTATGAAGGTACACAATTATTCTCTCATGATAATGAAAGTAATGCGAAAAAGGTCATTCTCATGAGCAGCGCTGAAAATGAGgagataatagaaaaatttaagaaCATTGGATGGGAGGTACAATCTGTGCCTGGTGCGGGAAATAAACTGCTGAAAGTTGCATTGG GTGAGGCGAGTGCATACATTGTATCAAAAGGGACAACATTTCGCTGGGACACATGTGCACCTCATAGCATTATATATGCCAAAGGTGGTGATGTGCTTTGTTACAAACATCATAcaccattaaaatataatgatccACACAATATGGATATACAAGaatattgcaatgaatttggtATAATTGCATTTACCGATTCAtctgtttttaatgaaataaaagaagttATTTAG